From the Desulfosarcina sp. BuS5 genome, one window contains:
- the phaC gene encoding class III poly(R)-hydroxyalkanoic acid synthase subunit PhaC encodes MEAPRIPVDLILSKLAEDTEKFHERVKKGSDVLLDKLDTQIATTPYDIEYEEDRVKLKHYRPVTESSLKTPLLIVYALINRETMLDLQPGRSVVQSFLEKGIDVYMVDWGYPTRKDKFITIDDHVNGYMDNIADYILKKHKVKKINLMGICMGGSFCVMYSALHPGKVRNLITTVTPTNFETDQGLLHIWMKHIDVDSLVDTFGNMPGDMMNFGFLILNPARLMIDKYVGLLENIGDKTFVENFVRMEKWIFDSPDVAGETFRQFVVDCYQKNLLIQSKMMLGDQRVNLKKITMPLLNIYGRYDHLVPPAACDLLSSKVGSKDVQDDCLETGHIGIYVSSRVQNKLVPRIVKWLEERDTIKKTKRKKAATKTAKKAEEKVVFKRKIKGAAV; translated from the coding sequence TTGGAAGCGCCGCGAATTCCTGTAGACCTGATTTTATCTAAACTTGCAGAAGATACGGAAAAGTTTCATGAACGTGTAAAAAAAGGTTCTGATGTTTTATTGGATAAGCTCGATACCCAAATAGCCACCACGCCCTATGATATTGAGTACGAAGAAGACCGGGTTAAACTAAAACATTACAGGCCTGTAACCGAATCATCGCTTAAAACCCCGCTGCTTATTGTTTATGCCCTTATTAACAGGGAGACCATGCTCGACCTTCAGCCCGGCAGAAGCGTTGTGCAATCATTTTTAGAGAAGGGGATCGACGTATATATGGTCGACTGGGGTTATCCTACCCGCAAAGACAAGTTTATTACCATCGATGATCATGTCAACGGTTACATGGACAACATTGCCGATTATATTCTTAAAAAACATAAGGTTAAAAAAATTAATCTTATGGGGATTTGCATGGGAGGATCCTTTTGCGTTATGTATTCCGCCCTGCATCCCGGTAAGGTAAGGAATCTGATTACCACAGTTACACCGACAAATTTTGAGACTGATCAGGGGTTGCTGCATATCTGGATGAAACATATAGACGTAGATTCTCTTGTGGACACTTTCGGCAATATGCCGGGAGATATGATGAATTTTGGTTTTTTGATTCTAAATCCGGCCCGACTTATGATCGACAAATATGTCGGATTGCTGGAGAACATTGGCGACAAGACCTTTGTGGAAAATTTTGTCCGGATGGAAAAGTGGATTTTCGACAGTCCTGATGTCGCGGGTGAAACTTTCCGGCAGTTTGTTGTAGACTGTTATCAAAAGAATCTATTGATCCAAAGCAAAATGATGCTCGGAGACCAACGGGTGAACCTGAAAAAAATTACCATGCCGCTTTTAAATATTTATGGCAGATATGATCACCTGGTCCCTCCTGCTGCATGCGATCTCCTCTCTAGTAAGGTGGGAAGCAAAGATGTTCAGGATGATTGCCTTGAGACAGGGCATATCGGAATATATGTAAGTTCCAGGGTTCAGAACAAATTGGTCCCCAGGATTGTAAAATGGCTGGAAGAAAGGGACACAATTAAAAAAACAAAACGAAAAAAGGCTGCAACAAAAACAGCAAAAAAAGCTGAAGAAAAAGTTGTCTTTAAACGAAAAATTAAGGGTGCGGCCGTTTAG
- a CDS encoding ATP-dependent 6-phosphofructokinase, which produces MFDDSLDTTIQILGEAKIESPILKSADIKADMNFISDDEKIVIDVFRNNLSRMILEGKEPPSFEIAGQREKIYFDPSKLKCAIVTCGGLCPGLNDVIRSIVLGLFYRYGVKNIYGIKYGLQGFIPEYGHDVIELNPDFVSNILDMGGSILGSSRGPQDIGAIVDCLERMNIGILFTIGGDGTLVAASRITDEISDRGLKIGVIGVPKTIDNDMHLISKTFGFDTAVDVATMAIRSAHNEAASYPNGIGLIKLMGRHSGFIAGTATLAQQDVNFALVPEVDFDIEGPNGLLHSLEERLRARKHAVIVVAEGAGQKYFENIEDEHDESGNVRLKDIGLFLKDKISSYFASKNMEIALKYIDPSYMIRSLPANPNDSVFCGFLGHGAVHAGMAGKTRLILSYWNAHLVHVPMSLSMGKRKQIIPHGKLWRTVLESTGQGTLKN; this is translated from the coding sequence ATGTTTGATGATTCACTGGATACAACTATACAGATCCTCGGCGAGGCAAAAATTGAATCTCCAATTCTTAAATCCGCGGATATAAAAGCGGATATGAATTTTATATCCGACGATGAAAAAATTGTAATCGATGTATTCCGGAATAATCTAAGCCGGATGATACTGGAAGGGAAGGAACCGCCTTCATTTGAAATAGCCGGCCAGAGAGAAAAGATTTATTTTGACCCGAGTAAACTCAAGTGCGCCATCGTAACCTGCGGGGGACTGTGCCCCGGTCTGAACGATGTAATCCGTTCAATAGTTCTGGGATTGTTTTACAGGTATGGAGTAAAAAATATTTATGGTATAAAGTACGGTCTCCAGGGTTTTATACCGGAATACGGGCACGATGTAATTGAACTGAATCCTGACTTTGTATCCAATATTCTTGATATGGGCGGTTCTATACTCGGTTCGTCACGGGGGCCGCAGGATATTGGTGCGATTGTTGATTGTCTTGAGAGGATGAATATAGGCATCCTGTTTACCATTGGCGGTGACGGAACTCTTGTTGCCGCCTCCAGGATTACAGATGAAATATCCGACAGGGGTCTCAAGATCGGCGTTATAGGAGTTCCCAAGACAATTGATAATGATATGCATCTGATATCAAAAACTTTCGGTTTTGATACGGCGGTAGATGTTGCAACCATGGCTATCAGAAGCGCGCATAATGAAGCTGCAAGCTATCCCAACGGAATAGGGCTGATCAAACTTATGGGCCGTCATTCCGGTTTTATTGCGGGTACTGCAACTCTGGCACAGCAGGATGTTAATTTTGCCCTGGTTCCGGAAGTCGATTTTGATATTGAGGGTCCGAATGGTCTTTTGCATTCTCTTGAGGAGCGGTTGAGAGCGAGAAAACATGCCGTGATTGTTGTGGCTGAGGGGGCCGGGCAAAAATATTTTGAGAATATAGAGGACGAACATGATGAGTCCGGTAATGTCAGATTAAAAGATATAGGCCTGTTTTTAAAAGATAAAATTTCTTCATATTTTGCGTCAAAAAATATGGAAATTGCGCTAAAATATATTGATCCAAGCTATATGATAAGGAGCCTTCCGGCTAACCCGAACGACAGTGTATTCTGCGGTTTTTTGGGGCACGGAGCAGTTCACGCCGGCATGGCGGGAAAAACCAGGCTTATTCTAAGCTATTGGAATGCGCATCTTGTGCATGTGCCTATGAGTCTCTCCATGGGAAAGCGGAAACAGATTATTCCCCATGGGAAATTATGGCGCACGGTTCTGGAATCGACAGGCCAGGGCACTTTAAAGAACTAG
- a CDS encoding polyhydroxyalkanoate synthesis regulator DNA-binding domain-containing protein: protein MNETVFLKKYANRRLYNTEESKYVTLEQVAVMVKKGRDIKVVDAKTKEDVTAYVLTQIVMEEAKKNNTLLPVPLLYLFIKYGDNLLVEFFEVYLQQAIQTFLNYKASFDNQFKKWFTLGVDITDITQRSMTGLSSLKSFLDISSSQDKQKKKS, encoded by the coding sequence ATGAATGAAACAGTGTTTTTAAAAAAATATGCAAACAGACGGCTGTACAACACGGAAGAGAGCAAATATGTCACCCTGGAGCAAGTCGCCGTTATGGTTAAAAAAGGCCGGGACATAAAAGTCGTTGATGCCAAAACAAAAGAGGATGTCACTGCTTATGTTCTCACCCAGATTGTAATGGAAGAGGCTAAAAAAAACAATACCTTATTGCCTGTTCCCCTTCTTTATCTGTTTATTAAGTATGGAGACAATCTGCTGGTTGAATTTTTTGAGGTATACTTGCAGCAGGCTATTCAAACTTTCTTAAATTATAAGGCAAGTTTTGATAATCAGTTTAAAAAATGGTTTACTTTAGGAGTCGACATAACAGATATTACTCAACGGTCAATGACAGGCCTATCGTCTTTAAAATCATTTCTTGATATTTCGTCCAGCCAGGATAAACAAAAAAAAAAGTCATAA
- the dtd gene encoding D-aminoacyl-tRNA deacylase, with translation MRAVIQRVKESAVKVKGEFVARIGKGLLVLLGVAKSDVESDADYLAEKIVNLRIFEDEKDKMNRSLIETSGSMLVVSQFTLLGDCKKGRRPSFINAAGPERANTLYEYFVEHVSRKGVKVKTGRFGAMMDVHLINDGPVTLTIDSKINAIERGVIYGRKKDPVY, from the coding sequence ATGCGTGCAGTGATTCAAAGGGTAAAAGAGAGTGCTGTAAAGGTGAAGGGTGAATTTGTTGCCCGGATCGGAAAGGGGCTTTTAGTTCTTCTTGGCGTAGCGAAAAGTGATGTGGAGTCTGATGCTGATTATCTGGCGGAGAAGATTGTTAATTTGAGAATCTTTGAAGATGAAAAAGACAAGATGAACAGGTCACTGATAGAAACAAGCGGCAGTATGCTGGTTGTTTCACAGTTTACTCTTCTGGGCGATTGCAAAAAAGGACGGCGACCATCGTTTATCAATGCTGCCGGACCGGAAAGGGCTAATACTCTTTATGAATATTTTGTTGAGCATGTCAGTCGAAAAGGTGTTAAGGTCAAAACCGGCCGTTTCGGGGCTATGATGGATGTCCATCTAATAAACGATGGGCCTGTGACCTTGACCATTGATAGTAAAATCAATGCTATCGAAAGAGGTGTAATATATGGAAGAAAAAAAGATCCTGTTTATTGA
- the ndk gene encoding nucleoside-diphosphate kinase: MNKKEQSLSIIKPDGVSRKLIGQVVKRLEENSINIIAMKMIHMSIKEAQGFYAVHKKRPFFNSLTDFMSSGPAVVMVLEGEDVIAKYRKLMGATNYKEAAEGTIRKDFATDIEKNVVHGSDSLESAAFEIGYFFNSFEING, encoded by the coding sequence ATGAACAAAAAAGAACAATCACTATCAATCATCAAGCCGGACGGAGTTTCCCGGAAATTGATCGGCCAGGTTGTAAAGCGCCTTGAAGAAAATAGTATCAACATTATTGCCATGAAGATGATACATATGAGCATAAAAGAGGCCCAGGGTTTTTATGCCGTCCATAAAAAACGTCCATTTTTTAACAGCCTTACAGATTTCATGTCATCGGGACCGGCTGTGGTTATGGTTCTGGAGGGTGAAGATGTAATCGCAAAATACAGGAAACTGATGGGCGCTACAAATTACAAAGAAGCTGCGGAAGGGACTATAAGAAAAGATTTTGCAACAGATATTGAAAAAAATGTTGTGCATGGATCAGATTCACTCGAATCAGCTGCTTTTGAAATTGGTTATTTTTTTAACAGCTTTGAAATAAACGGATGA
- a CDS encoding RNA methyltransferase: protein MNSGQKNLNSINLNNIAIVLHKPRYPENIGAAARALCNMGIKRLLVVDPENYDIDKVRKLATHTASDIIENIEIHQTLSRALADFTYVAGTTARLGGQRRMINSPSMLAEKLAPISADNLIAILFGPEDRGLSNEDIRNCHLLVNIPTSDFSSLNLAQAVMIICYEIFTYACVEKKDFTPRFANRHELEGMYAHLKDILIKISYINTENPDYWMNKLRYFFNRLPLRAGEVSIIRGICRQIEWYGKRKKY, encoded by the coding sequence ATGAATTCCGGCCAAAAAAATCTAAACAGCATCAACCTGAACAACATTGCCATAGTTCTGCATAAGCCCCGCTATCCGGAAAATATCGGGGCCGCTGCCCGGGCGCTCTGCAACATGGGCATCAAGCGGCTGCTTGTTGTGGATCCTGAAAATTACGACATTGACAAAGTCCGCAAACTTGCCACACATACCGCATCCGATATTATTGAAAATATAGAAATCCATCAAACATTAAGCCGAGCTCTAGCCGATTTTACTTATGTTGCGGGGACAACAGCACGTCTTGGAGGCCAGCGACGAATGATCAATTCTCCTTCTATGCTGGCGGAAAAGCTTGCACCTATTTCCGCAGATAACCTCATAGCGATCCTTTTCGGCCCCGAAGACAGAGGTCTATCGAACGAGGATATAAGGAACTGCCATTTACTGGTCAATATACCAACGTCAGACTTCTCTTCCCTTAACCTGGCCCAGGCAGTGATGATTATCTGCTATGAAATTTTTACTTACGCCTGCGTGGAAAAGAAAGATTTTACTCCCCGGTTTGCCAACAGGCATGAACTGGAAGGCATGTATGCTCATCTTAAAGATATTTTAATAAAAATCAGCTATATCAATACTGAAAATCCCGACTACTGGATGAACAAGCTCCGTTATTTTTTTAACCGTCTTCCACTCCGCGCCGGGGAAGTCAGCATTATCCGGGGAATATGCAGGCAAATAGAATGGTACGGAAAAAGGAAAAAATACTAG
- a CDS encoding GAF domain-containing protein, with protein sequence MIRKQSFFQSFCKICRVLGTSADVNEILDLLIQNVIDTMDGKAACIFLADEEKDIFVPAAEKGLSKNYYHTRPKHARKMVEDILKGGHIFIYDATSDPLAGDCESKKAEGIASILVVPVMVKDKAIGILSLYTSTPRNFTSDEIEFLSAVAEQGGMALEHARLLEQIRENNKLFFSISSKINSSLDVKKVLNIFASEIAHFFDLKALTIRLLSEDKKGLQLVTSYGLSTKYLNKGAISMGRNINKVLDGNIINVKDALSDQRIQYKKEKQEEEIASMLYAPIRAGEKIIGVMTLYSGTIREFTEDEITMVNALALQGGLAIQNASLHLALKDEMKGLKDDIWSHRMWF encoded by the coding sequence ATGATAAGAAAACAAAGTTTTTTTCAATCATTCTGTAAAATTTGCAGGGTATTAGGAACCAGCGCCGACGTTAATGAAATTTTGGATCTTCTAATTCAAAACGTGATTGACACAATGGATGGCAAGGCGGCCTGCATTTTTTTGGCGGATGAAGAAAAGGATATATTTGTGCCGGCTGCAGAAAAAGGCCTGTCGAAAAACTACTACCACACAAGGCCGAAGCACGCCAGGAAGATGGTTGAGGATATCCTGAAAGGAGGTCATATTTTTATTTATGACGCCACATCCGACCCGCTGGCGGGAGACTGCGAATCAAAAAAAGCCGAAGGCATCGCCTCCATCCTGGTTGTTCCGGTCATGGTCAAGGATAAAGCCATAGGTATCTTAAGCCTCTATACTTCAACTCCGAGAAATTTTACCAGCGATGAGATCGAATTCCTGTCAGCGGTTGCTGAACAGGGAGGAATGGCCCTGGAACATGCCAGGCTGCTGGAACAGATCAGGGAGAACAACAAGCTTTTTTTCAGTATCTCGTCAAAGATCAATTCTTCCCTTGATGTGAAAAAGGTCCTTAATATCTTCGCTTCCGAGATTGCACATTTTTTCGACTTAAAGGCCTTGACAATACGTCTTCTCAGCGAAGATAAAAAAGGTCTGCAGCTTGTGACCAGTTATGGATTGAGCACTAAATATTTAAACAAGGGTGCGATAAGCATGGGAAGAAATATCAACAAAGTCTTGGATGGTAATATAATAAACGTTAAAGACGCCCTTTCTGATCAAAGAATTCAATACAAAAAGGAAAAACAGGAAGAAGAGATTGCATCTATGCTTTACGCCCCTATCAGGGCCGGTGAAAAGATTATCGGCGTGATGACCCTGTACAGCGGAACCATACGTGAATTTACTGAAGATGAGATAACCATGGTGAATGCTCTTGCGCTTCAGGGGGGGCTTGCAATTCAGAATGCGTCATTACATCTGGCGCTCAAGGATGAGATGAAAGGTCTTAAGGATGATATCTGGAGCCATCGCATGTGGTTTTAA
- a CDS encoding metal transporter, whose product MSRYDGDYKIFSMLEQLFLLLQKYNKIERAATDNVKISFSYWGGVNKYLEAFASPFRTALNAFNALEAEKLVQLPPWESFRDYAKLLQFSLQIAEKGLSGSTKAVQEYHLKKFDEACQAWFNTILDKDGEDIASFSARQLKLLNHLVYTYPEAIKNIGQEYGIHLEGGGYKIEAETDRFYLYQVLPLDPKVKVRKNGKPIIIIPPYVLGPNILAFLPRERKSYIHAFADQGIPTYLRFTKDIDTTPSVQIMTGENDALDTQMFCRKLISKHGKAVTLNGYCQGGFIAAVDVLSGKLDGLVDALITCNSPMDGTRSVSLVEYLQHLPKRFRDLGYAVRTLPSGNQVVDGEVMSWVYKLKSMEVEAPLVTFYRDLAMFDRANGTDLPINKTGVAINHWLIYDRNDFPVEITKMSFNSYTIPVAGDGTLPVKLFGKKLNFKRIKEKGIKFLICCGDKDDLVDMPSALAPLDYIDAEVTVFPKGHAAIATSWSKPDSKCALHTCFGENCRGPVRYQLDLEKELDEKSDG is encoded by the coding sequence ATGAGCAGATATGATGGGGACTATAAAATTTTTAGTATGCTGGAGCAATTATTTTTATTGTTGCAGAAATATAACAAAATAGAGCGGGCAGCAACGGATAATGTAAAAATCTCGTTTAGCTACTGGGGTGGTGTTAATAAGTATTTAGAAGCATTTGCCAGCCCTTTCCGGACCGCTTTAAATGCATTTAATGCCCTGGAAGCGGAAAAGCTGGTTCAACTCCCGCCCTGGGAGAGTTTCAGGGACTATGCCAAGCTTCTTCAGTTTAGCTTGCAGATAGCGGAAAAAGGGCTTTCCGGCAGTACTAAAGCTGTGCAGGAGTATCATCTGAAAAAGTTTGATGAGGCTTGCCAAGCATGGTTCAATACAATTCTGGATAAAGACGGTGAAGATATCGCATCTTTTTCCGCCAGGCAATTAAAACTCCTTAATCATCTGGTTTATACCTACCCCGAGGCAATAAAAAATATTGGACAGGAATACGGTATCCACCTTGAGGGCGGAGGATATAAAATAGAAGCGGAGACGGACCGCTTTTATCTCTACCAGGTTCTTCCCCTGGATCCGAAGGTTAAAGTCAGAAAAAACGGAAAGCCGATTATTATTATTCCTCCGTATGTTTTAGGACCCAATATTCTTGCTTTTCTGCCCCGGGAACGAAAGAGTTATATACACGCCTTTGCCGATCAGGGTATCCCCACTTATCTAAGGTTCACCAAGGATATCGATACGACCCCGTCTGTTCAGATCATGACCGGTGAAAACGATGCGCTGGATACGCAGATGTTTTGCAGGAAACTGATATCCAAACATGGAAAAGCGGTTACTCTGAATGGTTACTGCCAGGGTGGTTTTATCGCTGCCGTTGATGTCCTTTCAGGAAAACTTGACGGGCTGGTCGATGCCCTCATAACCTGCAATAGCCCGATGGACGGCACCAGAAGCGTTTCTTTGGTCGAATACCTGCAGCATCTGCCAAAGCGGTTCAGGGATTTGGGCTATGCCGTCAGGACTTTGCCAAGCGGTAATCAGGTTGTGGATGGTGAAGTAATGAGCTGGGTATACAAGTTGAAAAGTATGGAAGTAGAGGCGCCCCTCGTTACCTTTTATCGAGATCTGGCAATGTTTGACAGGGCAAACGGAACTGATCTGCCAATTAACAAAACCGGCGTGGCCATTAATCACTGGCTGATTTATGACCGCAACGATTTTCCGGTTGAAATTACAAAAATGAGCTTTAACTCTTACACAATCCCGGTAGCCGGGGATGGAACCCTTCCTGTTAAACTTTTTGGGAAAAAGCTGAATTTTAAGCGCATAAAGGAAAAAGGGATAAAATTTCTTATCTGCTGTGGCGATAAAGATGATCTGGTGGATATGCCCTCAGCTTTGGCTCCGCTTGACTATATCGATGCTGAGGTAACGGTCTTTCCAAAGGGGCATGCTGCAATCGCCACGTCATGGTCCAAGCCTGATTCCAAGTGTGCCCTGCATACCTGTTTTGGCGAGAATTGCCGTGGACCTGTGCGTTACCAACTCGATTTAGAAAAAGAACTGGACGAAAAATCTGATGGATAA
- a CDS encoding glycosyltransferase family 4 protein codes for MGNETKIKNVGFISVRLAGTDGVSLEAAKWADVFEKEGLTCYYFAGEIDRPAERSYLLDEAHFNHPDIRDIFTNCFGTSIRGRFLTQKIQRLKSLIKDHLYKFIEKFDIDILVPQNALTIPLNVPLGLAVTELIAEIGIHTIAHHHDFFWERTRFLTSAIQDYLNMAFPPPLPSIKHVVINSSADKQLGLRMGISSTIIPNVMDFETPPPPVDDYASDVRHALGIEPDELFILQPTRVVERKGIEHAVELVHRLNIKAKLVISHASGDEGHEYEVRIREYSNMLGVNTLFVSDIINEQRGRTASGKKIYTLDDIYPHADLITYPSNFEGFGNAFLEAIYFKKPIVVNNYSIYASDIKPRGFSVVEIDGFVTDDSIKQTRNILNDKELTRKMVEHNYKIATRYFSYSVLQGKLKHLLSEYM; via the coding sequence ATGGGAAATGAAACAAAGATAAAAAATGTCGGGTTTATTTCTGTTCGGCTGGCGGGCACGGACGGCGTGTCTCTTGAAGCTGCGAAATGGGCGGATGTTTTTGAAAAAGAAGGCTTGACCTGTTATTATTTTGCCGGCGAGATTGATCGCCCCGCAGAGAGATCCTATTTACTCGATGAGGCTCACTTTAACCATCCGGATATCAGGGATATTTTTACCAACTGTTTCGGAACAAGCATAAGGGGACGTTTTCTAACACAGAAAATCCAGAGGCTTAAAAGTTTAATAAAAGATCATCTTTACAAGTTTATTGAGAAATTCGATATAGATATCCTGGTTCCGCAAAATGCACTCACCATACCGTTGAATGTTCCACTCGGTCTGGCCGTCACAGAGCTGATTGCAGAAATAGGAATACACACCATAGCGCATCACCATGATTTTTTCTGGGAGCGAACGCGGTTTTTAACAAGCGCAATTCAGGATTATTTGAATATGGCATTCCCTCCACCCTTGCCTTCTATAAAGCATGTTGTGATAAACTCATCTGCAGATAAGCAATTAGGCCTTAGGATGGGCATATCATCAACTATTATACCCAATGTAATGGATTTTGAAACCCCCCCCCCGCCTGTTGATGATTATGCTTCTGATGTCAGGCATGCCCTCGGGATTGAACCTGATGAGCTTTTTATTCTCCAGCCCACAAGGGTGGTGGAGAGAAAAGGTATAGAACATGCCGTAGAGCTGGTACACAGGCTGAATATAAAAGCCAAATTGGTTATTTCCCATGCTTCCGGTGATGAAGGGCATGAGTATGAAGTCAGGATCAGGGAATATTCAAATATGCTGGGTGTTAATACGCTTTTTGTTTCAGACATTATTAATGAACAAAGAGGACGCACCGCATCGGGTAAAAAAATTTACACTCTGGATGATATCTACCCCCATGCTGATCTTATTACATACCCATCAAATTTTGAAGGTTTCGGTAACGCTTTTCTTGAGGCTATATACTTTAAAAAACCGATTGTAGTAAATAATTATTCAATCTACGCTTCGGATATTAAACCAAGGGGGTTTTCAGTAGTTGAGATAGACGGATTCGTAACCGACGACTCTATCAAACAAACCAGGAATATTCTAAATGATAAAGAACTCACCAGGAAAATGGTGGAACATAATTATAAAATTGCTACACGTTATTTTTCCTACTCTGTTTTGCAGGGTAAGCTTAAGCATTTACTATCCGAATATATGTGA
- a CDS encoding response regulator, with protein sequence MEEKKILFIDDDKAQRGIINDIIKKLGYTVETVGSSEEAIRVLAKNKYPLIITDLKMPGIDGMELCKRIREIGSESVIYALSGHVAEFDPELFEEIGFDGHLCKPVNIKVLKLAIEGAFEQLCSSMREAE encoded by the coding sequence ATGGAAGAAAAAAAGATCCTGTTTATTGACGATGATAAAGCACAAAGGGGGATCATTAATGATATAATCAAAAAACTTGGATATACGGTTGAGACTGTCGGTAGCTCTGAAGAAGCAATACGAGTACTGGCTAAGAATAAATATCCACTTATCATAACTGATTTAAAGATGCCCGGAATAGACGGAATGGAGTTGTGTAAACGTATAAGGGAGATAGGTTCCGAATCTGTAATTTATGCATTGTCAGGGCATGTTGCCGAATTTGATCCTGAACTGTTTGAAGAGATCGGGTTTGACGGTCATCTATGCAAACCTGTAAATATCAAGGTGCTCAAACTGGCGATAGAGGGCGCTTTTGAACAGCTGTGCAGCAGCATGCGCGAGGCGGAGTAA
- a CDS encoding poly(R)-hydroxyalkanoic acid synthase subunit PhaE, with protein MTDTGNKDPGAKFSEWLNSANEFWGSMGKIWQDSLQTGCASATQDKSDNGGNQKGWESAFRMWRLFASVLAEPSFAGTFLKGINAMPDTFLKVAGTGLTGFLQFYQQWQEKAGRMGKNTKAYSFDHLDQEMFTAWKELYEQEIRQFLKIPQFGLLRGYQERFMEGLDDFNIFQSSMGEFIHLLSLPIEKSFNVLQQQLEELEKNGEFPSDPHEIYRLWVKILEGHFMTLFKSSEYGESLARALKDMGLFISAKDNFLHDVLQSLPIPTNKDMDELYKDLYLLKKKVKELDKKFAAGSK; from the coding sequence ATGACTGATACGGGCAATAAAGACCCAGGGGCAAAGTTTTCAGAGTGGTTAAACAGCGCAAACGAGTTCTGGGGATCTATGGGCAAAATATGGCAGGATTCCCTGCAAACAGGCTGTGCTTCGGCCACGCAAGATAAGAGTGATAATGGCGGCAACCAAAAAGGATGGGAATCGGCGTTTAGGATGTGGCGCTTGTTTGCATCTGTCCTGGCCGAGCCCTCATTTGCAGGCACATTTTTGAAAGGAATCAATGCCATGCCTGATACCTTCTTAAAGGTCGCCGGCACAGGGCTGACAGGTTTTTTACAGTTTTATCAGCAATGGCAGGAAAAAGCAGGCCGGATGGGAAAAAACACCAAAGCATACAGTTTTGATCACCTTGACCAGGAAATGTTTACGGCCTGGAAGGAGTTGTATGAACAAGAAATCAGGCAGTTTCTGAAAATTCCCCAGTTTGGATTGCTCCGTGGTTACCAGGAAAGGTTTATGGAGGGTTTAGATGATTTTAACATTTTTCAATCTTCAATGGGTGAATTTATTCATCTTCTCAGCCTGCCTATAGAAAAATCATTTAATGTATTACAGCAACAACTTGAAGAACTGGAAAAAAACGGTGAATTTCCTTCGGATCCGCATGAAATTTACAGACTATGGGTTAAAATACTTGAAGGGCATTTTATGACACTTTTCAAGTCCTCGGAATATGGCGAGTCTTTAGCGCGTGCCCTGAAAGACATGGGATTGTTCATTTCAGCCAAAGACAATTTTTTACACGATGTCCTGCAATCTCTTCCTATTCCTACCAACAAGGATATGGATGAACTTTACAAAGATTTGTATCTGCTAAAAAAGAAAGTAAAAGAATTGGATAAGAAATTCGCAGCAGGCAGTAAATAA
- a CDS encoding PilZ domain-containing protein produces MFPYAKRNYSRNNYKAHILYADYKTDNYIDAKMFNYSQNGMYFEIARDLKPGTDIYIEMVNYLPDEPGPEAYKAYKANVRWRRKTQKQGALRYGIGIEYLYKSHIVFADKIYKITCSCDLCGANKPSREICKEDDCVCLCHNCYRYLNALPDGTTKANIKRILVGNVI; encoded by the coding sequence ATGTTTCCATATGCAAAAAGAAATTATTCGCGCAATAATTATAAGGCTCACATCCTGTATGCAGATTATAAAACTGATAATTACATTGATGCCAAAATGTTTAATTACAGCCAAAACGGCATGTATTTCGAGATAGCCCGGGACTTAAAACCCGGGACGGATATTTACATCGAGATGGTCAATTATTTACCTGACGAGCCAGGCCCGGAAGCGTATAAGGCTTACAAAGCAAATGTAAGATGGCGCAGGAAAACACAAAAACAAGGCGCTTTACGCTACGGGATAGGGATCGAGTATCTGTACAAAAGTCACATAGTTTTTGCCGACAAAATCTATAAAATTACCTGCTCGTGCGATTTATGTGGAGCTAATAAGCCTTCCCGGGAAATCTGCAAAGAAGATGACTGTGTTTGTTTATGCCATAATTGCTATAGATATCTAAACGCGCTGCCTGACGGTACCACAAAAGCAAATATAAAACGAATCCTGGTGGGAAATGTAATTTAA